A stretch of DNA from Candidatus Poribacteria bacterium:
TTCGGCTTGACAAATTCTGGAAGATGTGGAATTATAATACTGTATCTATCAAAGATGTTGTATTCACAATGCAGATTCCAGATTACTATCAAATCTTAGAGATTGAGCGGGATGCTACCGCTCGCGAAATAAAGAGTGCCTATCGGAAGCTTGCAAAACGCTACCATCCGGATAAAAATCCGCAGCAGACTGCTTTTGCGGAAAAGATGTTCCGCGAGGTCTGTATTGCTTATGACACGCTCCAAGACGGAAAACGGAAATCTGACTATAATCGGACCCTACAGACGATCGAACGGCAGCAGAAGTCCCATGAAGTCTATCTCGACAGGCTGAGTAGACTTAACCAGACCTATGCGAAGTTGGAATTGCTATTGCAAGCGTTGCTCCATCACAATTATGAAACCGGCATTTCCATGTATGAGCAGCTGCAACACCGCTCTCAAGAAATTGGAAAGGAGTGGCGTATCGACGACTTTCTCAGCTATGAAGAGAGTCGGGACTGTGAATTCCTCGTCGCCGAAGCATACCAGAAACTCGGATTTTCTAATGGCGACCAAGATCGGTTCCACAAAATTGAGCAGGCAATGCTAATGTATGAATCCCTGCTGTTTGCCGAAACAAAGCGTCCCTGCTTCAGACACTTCATCCGAGAAGTCAAAGAACGCCTCAAATTCATTTATCTCTATCATTTCAGTGTTGAGGGGTACGACCGAACACACTCAATTCCGTTGGCGAAAATCCGTGAATTAAACCTATCGAAACGCGAGACCGCATGGATGTACAAAAAAATTGCGGAGTTCTATGTCGAAATTGATCGGTTCCCGGAAGCACGAACCGTTTTGAAAATGGCATTTGAATTGCAACCCCGTCTTACGGGTGCCAAGAAAATCTGCCAAACACTCAATATGGGATATTAGTTATTGGTTGTCGGTTGTCAGCAAGAGACTGGAATGGAAGATAGGAAGACTGGAAGGATGGGGTCCAACCTTCCTCCCTTCCATCCTTCCAACCAAGTCCCGATACCCGATGATCATTCAAAAGGAAAATAGGAATGCCAAAAGAAGTACGCTGGGAACGGATGTTCCCTGATCAATTAGAAACTGCATTCAACGATTGTCCGGCTGTTTATTTTACTTATGGACTCTGTGAACCACACGGTCCGCAGAATACCGTAGGATTGGATGCGCTCAAGGCACATGCGATCGCTTGTCGGTCGGCACAAACCCACGGTGGTATCGTCGCACCTCCGGACTATTGGCATATCCACGAACACGGTATGTACGCCAACTGGGCATATCGGAATGTCGGCGAAGTCCGCAGTTGGCTCACCGCTATGCCGGCGTGGCAACACTTCAAAAACATCTGCTATCATGTTCGCGCCGCTGATGCTCTCGGATTCCACGCCGCTATCTTCCTTACAGGACACTATGGACCGAATTGGCAGGACCTCAAGACCCTCCTCTCTCTAATTCAACCGCACTTCGCGATGCGACTCTATGGACTTCCCGATTTCGAGGCAAACACACCCGGATTCGATCAGCAGGGTAACGGTGGTGACCACGCCGGTAGAGTCGAAACCTCGCTGCTATGGGCGTTGGAACCAGACTGTGTTGATATGTCGCGGATGCCTGTCGCAGACGCACAGGGACCGCATTTTGCGATGGGAGCAAATGCTTTCGAGTCGGATCGACGTATCGGTGAACGTATGGTCGCTGATGAAGTCGCATGGCTCGGAGGAAAGATGCAGGAATTGCTAACGACTTACGAACAACAGGATATTACCGAACGTCAACCTGTAACTTTTGGGGAAGTCGAGCAGATATGGTCAGAAACCGTGTCACCGGCTTTGAAAACCTTTGAGACGATGAAAAATCCAGAAGAATCACCACCGGAGGATTCACAATGGTTCCGCCAGTGCAAGCTTCCGGAACTTTCCTAACCGACTGACCGAACCGCAAGGAATAATTAAAAATGGAAACCACAAACGGACAACTCGCTGAAAATTACCGAAAAGACGGATTTTTGACCCGTATTCGTGTTTCCGATGAAGTTGAAGCAACGCGCCATCGGCAAGCCTACAATGCGTTGGAGGCAGAAGTCGGCGCAGAGAAATGTGAAATCGGGCTTGTTGATTGGCATTTCGACTACCAATTTATCTGGGAAATCGCAACACATCCGAAAATCGTGGATCTCATTGAGGCACTTATCGGTCCCGATGTGATGCTGTTAGCCACGCATTTCTTCTGCAAGTACGGTCCCCGTGAAAAGTTCGTAGCGTGGCATCAAGACGTGACGTATTGGGGGCTTGAACCACCGGATGCGATCACCGCTTGGTATGCCATAGACGACAGCGATACAGGGAACGGCTGCATGCAGGTCATCCCCGGAAGCCATCAGCGCGGCATCAAGGAACATGGGAAATCTGAGCAAGCAGGCAACCTGCTGAGCATCAATCAGGAAGTTCCAGTCACCGAGGCGGAGGCAGAAACCGCCGTAGATTTGGTGCTAAAAGCCGGTGAGATGTCCATCCACCACGGGCAGATGATCCACGGTAGCCTACCGAACCATTCTACACGTCGAAGGTGTGGCTTGACGGTTCGCTACATAGATCCATCGGTGCGGCAGGCAGAAGAGAATTCGCTCAAGCGTCCTTGGAAACCGATTCTGCTGCGAGGCGAAGACCGGTACCAAAATTTCACGACTGTCCCGAATCCGTTTCCGCTCTGATAGAGAAAGGTGGAAGACGCTATATTGGAAGGATGGAAGACGGGAAGGTTGGG
This window harbors:
- a CDS encoding J domain-containing protein, translating into RLDKFWKMWNYNTVSIKDVVFTMQIPDYYQILEIERDATAREIKSAYRKLAKRYHPDKNPQQTAFAEKMFREVCIAYDTLQDGKRKSDYNRTLQTIERQQKSHEVYLDRLSRLNQTYAKLELLLQALLHHNYETGISMYEQLQHRSQEIGKEWRIDDFLSYEESRDCEFLVAEAYQKLGFSNGDQDRFHKIEQAMLMYESLLFAETKRPCFRHFIREVKERLKFIYLYHFSVEGYDRTHSIPLAKIRELNLSKRETAWMYKKIAEFYVEIDRFPEARTVLKMAFELQPRLTGAKKICQTLNMGY
- a CDS encoding creatininase family protein, with amino-acid sequence MPKEVRWERMFPDQLETAFNDCPAVYFTYGLCEPHGPQNTVGLDALKAHAIACRSAQTHGGIVAPPDYWHIHEHGMYANWAYRNVGEVRSWLTAMPAWQHFKNICYHVRAADALGFHAAIFLTGHYGPNWQDLKTLLSLIQPHFAMRLYGLPDFEANTPGFDQQGNGGDHAGRVETSLLWALEPDCVDMSRMPVADAQGPHFAMGANAFESDRRIGERMVADEVAWLGGKMQELLTTYEQQDITERQPVTFGEVEQIWSETVSPALKTFETMKNPEESPPEDSQWFRQCKLPELS
- a CDS encoding phytanoyl-CoA dioxygenase family protein → METTNGQLAENYRKDGFLTRIRVSDEVEATRHRQAYNALEAEVGAEKCEIGLVDWHFDYQFIWEIATHPKIVDLIEALIGPDVMLLATHFFCKYGPREKFVAWHQDVTYWGLEPPDAITAWYAIDDSDTGNGCMQVIPGSHQRGIKEHGKSEQAGNLLSINQEVPVTEAEAETAVDLVLKAGEMSIHHGQMIHGSLPNHSTRRRCGLTVRYIDPSVRQAEENSLKRPWKPILLRGEDRYQNFTTVPNPFPL